One Megalops cyprinoides isolate fMegCyp1 chromosome 4, fMegCyp1.pri, whole genome shotgun sequence genomic window carries:
- the LOC118776058 gene encoding alpha-(1,3)-fucosyltransferase 7, which yields MGVTLPGLLLAMVALTLSTFLLLHLHLKPGSPWAGVARRRNISILLWHWPFQRRYSLQGDVCWDHFRIPGCLLWDDHTLFANANVVVFHHHELKTGRSELPLHLPRPPAQKWLWLSLESPATNGNLSRFNGLFNWTMSYRRDADIFMPYGEVVPREKANGNGGDRDFAVPKKDPKLLVCWVVSNYRTRHKRAQVYRSLRRQIPVEVFGRSVKRPLSAHELLPTISRCYFYLAFENSLFQDYITEKLWHNSYLAGTVPVVLGPPRPNYEALAPPGSFIHIDDFNSTATLATFLRGLAADSERYSSYFRWHRDYDVRIVRDWRERLCHICARYYHLAPRKVYHHLDTWTQE from the coding sequence ATGGGCGTGACTCTGCCCGGGCTGCTCCTGGCCATGGTGGCCCTCACGCTGAGCACCTTCCTCCTGCTGCACCTGCATCTGAAGCCTGGGTCTCCCTGGGCGGGCGTGGCCAGGCGCAGGAACATCAGCATCTTGCTGTGGCACTGGCCCTTCCAGAGGCGCTACAGCCTGCAGGGGGACGTCTGCTGGGACCACTTCCGCATCCCCGGCTGCCTGCTGTGGGACGACCACACCCTGTTCGCCAACGCCAACGTGGTCGTCTTCCACCACCACGAGCTGAAGACCGGCCGCTCGGAGCTGCCGCTGcacctgccccgcccacccGCCCAGAAGTGGCTGTGGCTCTCGCTGGAATCGCCCGCCACCAACGGCAACCTGAGCCGCTTCAACGGCCTCTTCAACTGGACCATGAGCTACCGCCGTGACGCCGACATCTTCATGCCGTACGGTGAGGTGGTGCCCAGGGAGAAGGCCAACGGCAACGGAGGCGACCGCGATTTCGCCGTTCCCAAAAAGGACCCCAAACTGCTGGTCTGCTGGGTGGTCAGTAACTACAGGACCAGGCACAAGCGGGCACAGGTGTACCGCAGCCTGAGGAGACAGATCCCGGTGGAGGTGTTCGGGCGGAGCGTGAAGAGGCCGCTGAGCGCCCACGAGCTGCTGCCCACCATCTCCCGCTGTTACTTCTACCTGGCCTTCGAGAACTCGCTCTTCCAGGACTACATCACCGAGAAGCTCTGGCACAACTCCTACCTGGCGGGCACCGTGCCGGTGGTTCTGGGACCCCCCCGGCCCAACTACGAGGCCCTGGCGCCCCCGGGCTCCTTCATCCACATCGACGACTTCAACTCCACGGCCACACTGGCCACGTTCCTGCGCGGGCTGGCGGCCGACAGCGAGCGGTACTCGTCCTACTTCAGGTGGCACCGGGACTACGACGTCAGGATCGTCCGggactggagagagaggctgtgccACATCTGTGCGCGTTACTACCACCTGGCCCCCCGCAAGGTGTACCACCACCTGGACACCTGGACGCAAGAGTGA